TTTCGGTTTCTCGGTGATGTAGACCCCGTCCTGGAAGACGCGGTTGTCCTTGCCGGACACCCGAGTGAGCTGTTCGATGTCCGCGGCGGTCTGTCCGACGTCCTCCTTGTTCGGTCCCGAGAGGACGATCTCCTCGCCGTCGATCTCCACCTGCGTATCGCCGTGGATCGTCGTTCTTCGAGGGGCTCGCTCGCCGAGGAAGTTCTCGATGACGACGTCCTCGCCGTCGATCTCTACCTGCATCGGGAAGTGAGAGTACAGCACTTCCATGCGGTACTCCCAGCCACCGGTGACGCCAAGAACCATGTTCCGCACGTGGCTTTCGAAGGTGCCGATGGTGGCGTTGGTTTTCGCGTTATCCGTCTCGCTCTCGATGACGAGGGCTTCGACGTCGCGCTCGTCCGTTTCGCCGTCGTCGGTCTCGACCGCTTCGGTGACCGTCTCGGTCGAAACGGTGACGTCGGGGTACCACAGCCGGCGAGTGACCTCGCCGTCGGGCCCCGAGATCGTCACGTCGAGGTGGTCGATCTCGCAGTCGACCTCGTC
This genomic stretch from Halalkalicoccus subterraneus harbors:
- a CDS encoding 50S ribosomal protein L6, with the translated sequence MPRTEITLPDEVDCEIDHLDVTISGPDGEVTRRLWYPDVTVSTETVTEAVETDDGETDERDVEALVIESETDNAKTNATIGTFESHVRNMVLGVTGGWEYRMEVLYSHFPMQVEIDGEDVVIENFLGERAPRRTTIHGDTQVEIDGEEIVLSGPNKEDVGQTAADIEQLTRVSGKDNRVFQDGVYITEKPKGGV